The Actinocorallia herbida DNA window GGACGCGGTGCCCTACGGGGTGCCGCTGCGCGGGGTCGCCTGCCGGGTCGTCGACGCCCTGGGCCGGGACGTGCCCGACGGCGTCGCGGGGGAACTGTGGATCGGCGGCGCATGCCTCGCCGAGGGCTACGCGGGCGACGCCGCCCGCACGGCCGCCGCCTTCCCCCCGCACGACGGCGCCCGCTGGCACCGCACCGGAGACCTGGCCCGCTACCTCCCGGGCGGCGCCCTTGAGTACCTGGGCCGCACCGCCGGGGCTCCAGCGGCCGCCCGCCGCACCGCCTGACGCGGCACCCCCCGAACACGGGTGAGGACGTCCGACACGGAGGGACGTCCTCACCCGCTATTTCTTTCGCGTGGTGCCCGCCCCGGTCCGCGGCGCTCGGCGTGGCGGGTCAGTCCAGAAGGCGGTGGAGCCAGGCGAGGCGGGCCGCGCGGGCCTGACGGGAGAGCGCGGCCTTGGGGGCGAGAAGGTCGAAGCCGTGGAAGCCGCCGGGCCAGACATGGAGTTCCGCGGTGCCGCCGGCCGCCCAGATGGCCGCGGCGTAGGCGACGTCCTCGTCACGGAACGTCTCGGCGGAGCCGACGTCGATGAAGGCGGGCGGCAGGTTCGCCAGGTCGGTGGCGCGGGCGGGCGCGGCATAGGGGGACACGTCGGGGCCGCCCGTGGCGTCGCCGAGCAGCGCGGACCAGCCGGTCGCGTTGGACGTGCGGTCCCAGACGCCGATGCCGTCCATCTGCGCGCCGGACACCGACGAGTTGCGGTCGTCCAGCATCGGGCACATGAGGAGCTGCCCGAGGAGCGCGGGACCGCCCCGGTCGCGCGCCATCAGCGCGACCGCCGCGGCGAGGCCGCCGCCCGCGCTGGTTCCGGCGACGAGGACGCGCGCCGGGTCGACGCCCAGCTTCGCGGCGTTCTCGACGGTCCAGGCCAGCCCCGCGTAGCAGTCCTCGACCGGGACGGGGTGGGGGTGCTCCGGCGCGAGCCGGTAGTCGACCGAGATGACGACGAGGCCGAATTCGCGGCCCCACCGCAGCGGGTCGAGGAGGCCGCCGCGGGCGTCTCCGGCGATCATGCCGCCGCCGTGCATGTAGTACACCGCGGGCAGCGGCCCCTCCACGTCGGCGGGCCTGCCGACGATCAGGGGGATCTCGCCCTGCGGGCCCGGCGCGGTGATCTCCTCGACGGTCATCGCGCCGCCGAGCGTGAGGTCGAGCCCGGGCAGGGTCATCGTGCGCGCCGAGCGGAGGCCTGGAATGTCGGCCGGGGTGATCGTGGGGGAGACGACGGACGCGAGGGCTTCGAGCGCCGCCTTGAGTTCCGGATCGAAGGGGGGCGGTGTCTTCGTCATGGGGGTCATGGTCGCATGCCGGGACACTTACCTCGGTGCGTAATCGAGTGGGCTTTTTCCTTCGGTTCCGACAATCCCGGCAGGGGCCTCCTGCCGTAGTCTCGACCAGCACTATCGGAGCAATTCCCCCCATTACTCCCGCACTCCGCGAGGTAACCGTTGGTGACCACCGCAGGCCCGTTGCTCGGCCGTACCCGGCAACTCGTCCTGGACCTGTGGGAGATCTCCCGTCCTGGGCTCTTCCTCGTCTCGCTCGTTCCCTACTACCTGGGCTATCTGCTGGCGGGGGAGAAGCTGATCGGGCCCGCGACCGGCCTCATCGGCCTCGTCGTGTGGGGGCCGCTCGTCTGGCTCGCCGTACTGGCCATCAACGATGCCTACGACCTGCCCGGCGACCTGCTCAACCCGCGCAAGAACACTCCGCTCACCGCGGGCCGGATCACCGAGCGCGGCGCGAAGATCGCCGCGTACTCCGCGGCGGCCCTGGCCATCGCCCTCTCCTTCGCGGTGCGTCCGGAGATGGCGCTCGCCACGTTCGGGTTCCTCGCGTGCGGCTGGATCTACAGCGTGCCGCCGCTGAAGTGGAAGAACCGTCCCGGCCTCGACGTGGTCTCCAACTGCATTCCGCTCGGCATCTTCACCGTCATGGGCGGCTGGGCCACGGTGAAGTCCTTCGAGGGCTTCCCGTGGGTCGTCGCGGGCGTCGTGCTGCTCGTGGAGATCGCGCTCTACACGCCGACGATGATCCCGGACATCGACAGTGACCGGGCCAGCGGCTACACCACGATGGCCGTCAAGATCGGCGCCCGCCGGACCTATCTGCTCGGCTTCGTGTGCTGGACCGGTTTCTGGGTCGTCACCACCGTGCTCGCCGCGATCGGCCACGTCTTCCCGCAGTGGATGGTCTGGTTCTGGGCGCCGTGCGCGCCGCTCTTCATCTGGATGTACCACCACGGCCTGGCCCACGCTCGCGAGCCGAAGGACATCGCCAAGGGGATGCTGCGCGTCGGCAAGCTGTTCCTCATCCCCTGCGCGGTCTTCGTGCTCGGGTACGTGGGCGTCCTGGGGTAGCGGTCAGCCGATCTTCTCGGCGTTCAGCGACTTCATCAGCTTCGGCCACAGGTCCTTCATGATCCGCCGCCAGGCGGGCCAGTTGTGCCGGCCGTCGCCGTAGAGGTTGGCGGTGTGCTTGATGCCGAGCTTGTCGAGCCGCTCGTCGAACGCCCGGTTGAGCTCGCCGACGATCTGCTCGCCGCTCAGCCCGACGTCCAGCGGGCTGACCTCGGGGTCGCCGGGGCCCGCCTTGCCCGTGGTGCCGGCCGAGAAGTAGATCTTGGTGCCGCGCAGCCCCTTCGCGAGGACGTACGGGTCGTTCCGCTCCCAGTTGGCGCGGTCGATCACGGGATCGCCGAAGATGTCCCAGACGCTCTGGCTCTGCGTGATGGCGGTGAGCGCGGTCGACGCGGGGATGCCGGGCCCGGTCATCCAGAGCGGCGAGCTGAGCGCCGCGACGAACTTGTACATCCGGGGGTTGCGCGCCGCGTACTTCATGGCGCCCATGCCGCCCGCCGACACCCCTACCGCGGATCTGCGCTTGTTCGCCCGGTAATTGCGCTCGATGAGCTGAATGACGTCCTTGGTGTGGAAGGTCTCCCAGCGAGGATTGCCGCGCTTTCCGCCGTTCCACCAGTTCGTGTAGCTGCTGCTCGCCGCCTCGGGCATCACCACGATCGCGTCGTACTTCGCCGCCCACTGCTCGATGCGGCTGTTCTTCGTCCAGGACCGGTAGTCGTCGCTGCCGCCCGAGTAGGCGTACAGGACGGGCCAAGTGCGCGCGGCGTTCTTCCGCCAGCCCTTGGGCAGGAGCACCCGGACCTTCACCGGGACGTCCAGGTTCGGAGTGCGGACGGTCAGGTCGCGGCCGAGCCGACCGACCCGGGTCTCCTTGATGATCTTCGCTCCGCTGTCGGCGGGCCGGAAGCCCGCACGGAACGGCTCCACGGGCGCCGCCGCGGCGGGGAGGCACAGCAGCGGGACGGCGCAGAGCACCGCCGCGCCGGGTGCGGCGGCACGGGAGAGGTGGGCCTTGTTCATGCCTTGCAGTCTTATACGCGCGAAACATTCTTGATACACAGTTCACTGAGTGAGACATCGGCCTCATGCGCACCCGGACGCACATGGGCCCGTCCGGTACCGGTCACCGGACGGGCCGACGAGCGGTCGGCTCAGCGGCCGAACGGCTCGTCCCGCATCGCCTCCCTGATGCCTTCGCGCAGTTCAGGACCATCGGTCTCGCCGTGGACCTTCACCGCGTGCTCGACGGCGGCCTCCATCACCTCGTCCGGCTTGCCACCGATCGTGAGCGTGCAGGCGGCCTCACTCGGCCACATCCGGCAGTCGACCATGGTCCTGCCGGACCGCGCGTGCTCCTCGGCGCCCATCACCTCTAGATCGCGGAACACCACGGGGCCGCGCACGAGCCGCTCGACCTTCTTGGCGAACTCGTCGGTCTCCGGCAGTGCCGAGTTGTCCTTGGCGGCGATCTGGTCGGGGAACTCGACGAGGAAGAAGTAGTGGTCCGCCCGGCTCACGTCGCGGGCGGTCGTGGTGCGGATCGCGGTCCGCTTGCCCTCGGTCTTGGCGACCCACTCCTCGGTCAGGGACTGGATCTCCGGCATCCTCGACGTCTCGATCTCGATCATCTGGAGGAACATGACTCGCCTCCCTTCACGTCCTCGCCTTCCACCCTACGCCGGGTTTCACCGCAGGCCGGAGCCCGATCTGCGGTGCTGTCGAGGGGCGCCCCACGGTCAGTACAGGACGGGCCGGAACCCCAGTGCGGAGGGGGCGAGGCTGTCCAGCAGCCGGTCGACGTGGACCAGCAGCTCGCCGTGCAGCGGCCAGTGCCCGGGATCGTCGCGCAGCAGGCGGCCGAGCCGCTCGCGGTGCTGGCGGGCCTCGACCAGCAGGTCGTGCGTGGTCTGCCCGAGGCGGCGCCCCGACTCGGGCGTGGAGGCGGTCGCGGCGGCCGCGTACAGAGGGACGGCCCGGGACAGGGTCCGCAGGGTGAGGCCCAGTTCTTCGCGCACGTCGGTGGCCCACATGTCGACGCCCAGGCCGCCGCCGTCGCGCAGGTAGAGATAGGTGCGGTCGGCCATGCAGCGGGCGAGGCCCCGGGTCCTGATCGACGCGGCCTCCAGGGTGCTCATCGCGGTGCGCAGCGCGGCCGACGGGCCGCCGATCCGGAACGCGCGCGGGTTCAGCCGGGTGCTGTCGTCGGCCTCGCCCAGGCGCGCCGCGACCGTGCGGGCCTCCTCGGCCAGCCGGGCCGCCTGGCCCTGCCAGCGGGTGGTGTGCGCGTGGTCGGGCTCCAGATGCAGGTCGTCGGCGAGATCCTCGAGGAACCGGCCGACGTCCATGGCGAGGCCGCGCAGCGCGTCCTCGGCCGGTTTGACCTTGACGGGCGCGGTCACCAGCGTGCTGACGAGCCCGACGCCCGCGCCGATCAGCGTCTCCACCACCCGGCCGAGCGCCGCGGTCTCGGTGCCGAGCTGGAGGATGAGCATCGCGCTGATCGGCACTTCGAGGATGTGGTCGCCGAGGTTGAACAGCCGGCCGACGAGCAGTGCGAGGCCGATCACCAGGCCGAGCGTCCACCAGTGGAACCCGAGCGTATGGGCGATGAAGACGGCGAGGAGCACCCCGCAGGTGACGCTGATGATCCGCTGGATCGAGCTGGTCAGCGTCTGGTACAGGGTCACCTGCACGATGAGCAGCGCGGTCAGCGGCGCGAGGAGCGGCGGCGGTCCCGTGCGCAGGAAGTCGGCGACCAGGTAGGCCACCATGGCGGTGACCACCAGGCGGAAGGCCGTTGCGAGCGTCACCCCTCTTTCTTAGGCGACGCGGGGTCAACGCCGGGTGCGCCGCCCGCAAACTCCAGCAAAGGCGGATGTGCCGGTTAAGTCGGGCCGAACCCGTCCGACCCTAAGACCCAGCTGTCGAGCCAGATCCGCAGATGCCAGGAGTCGTACGGGATGTTCTGCGCGGTCAGCACCGGATACAGGAACCAGAAGTTCGCCAGGACCAGCAGCAGGTACGCGCCGGTGATCACCGACCCGGTGACGCGCCGGGACCGGGGCCCGTCCGCCGGACCGATGATCAGTCCCAGCGTCATCACGATCGACAGGATGAGGAACGGCAGGCCGGGCAGCGCGTAGAACAGGAACATCGTCCGGTGGCCGAACGCCGACGGGAACCACGACAGCCAGCCCGCGGCGTACCCGAGGAGGATCGCTCCGGCCCGCCAGTCCCGGTGCGTCAGCCACAGCACGATCATCACGCCGAGCGCGGCGATGCCGATCCACCAGATCGCCGGGGTGCCGATGCCGAGGATCTCCCGCGAACACTTGTCCGCCCCGCAGCCGGGGGACGCCTCGCTGTAGAAGAAGGCCACGGGCTTGCGCAGGATCGGCCAGTCCCAGGGCCACGACTGGTACGGGTGCTTGGACGACAGCCCGTTGTGGAAGTCCAGGATCTCCCGGTGGTAGCGGACGAGGTCGGGCAGCCCCTCGAACGGCCGCAGCCAGACGCTCGCGGCGGGTTCGCCGCGGCCCCAGCCGCCCTTGGTGAGCAGCCACCCCAGCCAGGTCGCGCAGTACGTCACCACCGGCAGGACCATGAGGCCGAGCACCGTCGCCACGCCGTCCCGCGTCACCGCGCCGGCGTAGGGGGACCTGACCCGGGCCGCGCGGCGCGCGGTCATGTCCCAGATGAACGCCAGCAGGATGAACGCGGCGATGAACGGCGCGGCCGACCACTTGACGCCCGCGGCGAGTCCGAAGCAGATCCCGGCCGCGTACCGCCAGGGGTGCCAGAGGAACGGCCCGGCGGAGAAGGCGGCGTCGTAGTCGCGGTCCACCCGGTCGGCGAGGCGGCGGCGCGCGTGGTCGCGGTCGGCGACCAGGCAGGCGAACCCGGCGAGCACCCAGAACATGAGGAAGATGTCGAGCAGCGCGGCCCGGCTCGTCACCAGGTGGAGGCCGTCGAGCGCCAGCAGGAACCCGGCGGCGCAGCCCAGCAGGGTGCTGCCGGTCATCCGCCGGGCCACCCGGCACAGGACGAGCACCGAAAGGGTGCCGATGAGGGCGGCCATGAAGCGCCAGCCGAACGGATCGACCCCGAAGATCGCCTCGCCGACCCCGATCATCCACTTGCCGAACGGCGGATGCGCGATGAACGAGCCGCCGTCGGTGATCATCTGCTCGGGCTTGCCCTCAAGGAAGAGCTTGTCGGCGAGGTCCTCGGGTTTGCCGACGACCGAGTGCTCGTAGCCGAACTGCCACAGCGACCACGCGTCCTTGGCGTAGTACGTCTCGTCGAACACGATCTGGTGGGGGACGCCCAGCCGGTTGAACCGCAGGAACCCGGCGAAGACCGTGACCACCAGGGGGAGCAGCCACCCCAGGACCCGGCTCCCGGGTACCCCGGGCGCCAGCCTTTCGCGCAGCGCCGGCCCCTTGTCCACCGGTCGGATCTGGGTGACAGCCATTGCAGCATCGTAGGGCTCACCACGCGCGGGGTTCCAACGGTTCCCCCCAGGGGCCGCCGCGCGGGAAGGCGGCACCGCGCCCGGCGACTAGGATCGGGTCTTCGGATCGTGGGGCGCCGACCTGCGGCGGGACACGGAGGACGGCACGTGACGGGCACTCTCATTCTGGCCGCGGCGCCCATCGGGCGGGCCGACGACGCCTCGCCCCGGTTCCGCGAGGCGCTCGGCACGGCCCGGATCATCGCCGCCGAGGACACCCGCCGCCTCCGCAGGCTCGCCGGCGACCTCGGGGTGACGCTCACCGGCCGGATCGTGTCCTACTACGACCAGAACGAGAGGTCGCGGGCCACCGAACTGCTCGCCGACCTCCTCGACGGAACCGACGTCCTGGTCGTCACCGACGCGGGCATGCCCGGCGTGTCCGACCCGGGCTACCGCCTCGTCGTCGAGGCGGTCGCGGCGGACGTCCCGGTGACCGTGCTGCCCGGTCCGTCGGCGGTGACGACCGCGCTCGTCCTGTCGGGGCTGCCCACCGACAGGTTCTGCTTCGAGGGGTTCCTCCCGCGCAAGACCGGGGAGCGCGCCGCCCGCCTCGCCGAACTGGCCGACGAGCCGCGCACGATGGTCTTCTTCGAGGCCCCGCACCGGCTCGCCGCCGCGTTGGAAGCGCTCGCCGGAGCCTTCGGCGCCGACCGCCGCGCCGCGGTCTGCCGGGAGCTCACCAAGACCTACGAGGAGACCCGCAGGGGCGGGCTCGGCGACCTCGCCGCGTGGGCCGCCGACGGAGTCAAGGGCGAGATCACGGTCGTCGTCGGGGGCGCGCCTCCGCGCACGGTGCTCACGGACCCCGCTGAACTCGCCGAGGCGGTCTTCACCAGGGAGGCCGCGGGCGTGTCGCGCAAGGACGCGATCGGGGAGATCGCGCAAGAGAACGGCGTGCCCAAGAAGGTCGTCTACAGCGCGGTGCTCGCCGCCAAGTGACGCGGCGGCTCCTCGGCTGGCGGCTCCCGGCGCCTCCGGGCGAGCGCGTACCCGGCGGCGAGCGCGGCGACCGGCGTCGCGGTGACGACATAGCGGTGGTCGAAGTCGACGGTCAGCGGCGGGAAGGCGAGCAGCAGGGCCGCGACGGCCCACGCCGGTCCCGGCGGCCTTCTTCGGCGGGCCGCGACCGCCAGCGGCAGCAGGACGAGCGCCGCGAGCAGCGGCCCCCGGACGCTCATCACGCCCTGGTAAGCCCGTGCGAACCCCGCCCACGGCTCGACGACCGCGGTGGCGCGCGCCGCGCCGGGATCGTAGGCGGCCACGACGCTCCCGGGCGTCCCGCCGCCGAGCACCGGCCAGTCCGGCAGGGGGTCGGCCCGCTCGGGGAAGTCGTACTTGCGCGCGGTGACGGGTGTCGGATGGTCCCCGTGGTGCCAGGAGAAGCTCCGGACGAACAGGTCGTAGGAGACCGTCCGCAGGTAGTCCCACGGCTGCGCGGCGATCGTCTGGAGGGCGAAGCGCTGGGCGTCGGCGTTGACCTCGGGGTCGAACGCCTCGCCGTACCGCCAGCCGATCGGCGACTCCGGCGCCCAGACCTGCGAGGAGGACGCCTTGCGGTCGGCCGGTTCGCCCTGCGGGCACAGGTAGCGCAGTTCCGGCGAGATCCCGGTGCACTCCGCGAACGCGGCGGTGCGCCCCCACAGGAAGACCCCATCGGTCGCGGTGATGGCGTACCTGCCGTTCTCGGCGTGGAACCACCCCGCGTACAGGCCGAGCGGCAGCAGCCCCGCGACGGCCGCCGCCGCGAGCACGCGCGCGCCCCGCCCGTCGGGTCCGCCGAGTCCGTCGCGCAGCCACCGCCACGCGAGCCAGCCGAGGACGAGCCCGAGGACGGGCAGCCCGATCGTCCGCGTCAGCGTCGCCGCCGCCAGCACCAGCGCGGCGAGGACGGGCCGGCGCCGCGACGTGCCGGGCCACAGGACCAGCGTCAGCGCGGCGAGCAACAGGAACAGGAAGAGCGTGTCCGACAGGATCAGCGTCTCCAGTTCGATGAGGTCGCCGTCGAGCAGCACCGCCGCCGACGCCAGCGCGGCGCCCCACCCCGGCAGCCCGCGGCGCCGCAGCAGCGCGTACACCAGCGCCCCCGAGGCGAGCCCGAGCAGATGCTGCGCGGCGACCACCGCGGCGACGCTCCCGAGCGGCTGGAGCAGCCACAGGAACACGCCGTAGCCCGCGGGCCGGATCGGATGCGCGAACGGGCCCAGCGCGATCTGCACGTAGTCGAAGGAGTCGTTGAACCACAGCCCCGGCCGGTAACCCGCCTGGGCGAGAGCGCGGGCCGCCGCGCCGAGCGCGAGTACCGCGACGAACCAGCCGTGACGGACCGCGCACCTCCTGACCAGGCCAGACCCGTCGGTCACCGGCACCCCTCTGACAGCGGGCTGCGACACCCGTATTGTTGGCTACTTCGGTCGCGGGGGCGCGGTGGGAATCGGAAGTTTCGGTTCTGTGAAGTGCGCCGCTTCGGGACCGGACAACCGGCACCATAACTGACCTGGCCGCCTTCTACATCAGGAGCCGACATGGAGTTGTCCGTGGTCATGCCGTGCCTCAACGAGGCCGAGACCGTGGAGACGTGTGTCCGCAAGGCCGTTGCCTTCCTCGAGGAGCACGGGATCGACGGCGAGGTCATCGTCGCCGACAACGGATCGACCGACGGATCGCAGGCGCTCGCCGAGGGGGCCGGGGCGCGGGTCGTGCCGGTCGCGCTCAAGGGCTACGGCAACGCCCTGATGGGCGGCATCCGCGCGGCCAAGGGCACCTACGTCATCATGGGCGACGCGGACGACTCCTACGACTTCACCGACCTCATGCCGTACGTCACCGAGCTGCGCGACGGCGCCGACCTGGTGATGGGCAACAGGTTCCAGGGCGGGATCGCCCCCGGCGCGATGCCTCCGCTGCACCGCTACCTCGGCAACCCCGTTCTGTCGTTCGTCGGGCGGCTGTTCTTCGGCTCACGGATCGGCGACTTCCACTGCGGCCTGCGCGGCTTCCGCCGGGACACCGCGCTCGCGCTCGGCCTCCAGTCCTCCGGTATGGAGTTCGCCTCGGAGCTGGTCGTCAAGATGACGATCGGCGACGCGAAGATCACCGAGGTGCCGACCACCCTCGCCAAGGACGGCAGGTCGCGGCCGCCGCACCTCAACACCTGGCGCGACGGCTGGCGGCACCTGCGCTTCCTGCTGCTGTACAGCCCGCGCTGGCTGTTCCTCATCCCCGGCGTCGTGCTCATGGCGCTCGGCCTCGTCGGCGGCGTCGCGCTGGCCATCACCCCGATCGACGTCCGCGGGGTCGTGTTCGACGTGGACACGCTCGTCGGCGCGTCGGCGGCGGTCGTCATCGGGTTCCAGGCGGTCGTCTTCTCGCTGCTGACGAAGGCGTACGGCGTCACGGAGGGCTTCCTGCGGCCCGACAAGCGGGCGGCCTGGCTGCTGGACAAGTGGAGCTTCGAGAAGGGCCTGGTGTCCGGCGGACTCCTGGCGATCGCCGGTCTCGTCGGCGTCGGCTTCTCGGTGGTGCACTGGCACGGCGCCCAGTTCGGCGAGCTGAACGCGCGCGAGACGCTGCGCATGGTCGTCCCGTCGGCGACGGCCCTGATGATGAGCTGCCAGCTCATCCTCGGCACCGCGTTCCTGTCGATCCTCGGCATCCGCCGCTCCAGCCACCCCGGCACCGCTTCGCACGCACACGAGCAACTCACCCTCGCCGACACCGTCGGGGGCTCTACCCTGGACGCCGAATCTTCGGCGTCGGTGCGGTAGCACGACGCACGGAACGTACATCGAGGCCCGGCCGTACGCCGGGACCGACGGACAGTGAAGGGGGTGGCGCCTTGGCCTTGCGCTCGCCGCTGGCCGCGCTGCCGCTGCCCGCCCGTCCCGTGCTGCGCGCGTTCGCGGCGCGGCACCGGGTCCTGCTCATCGCCCTGGCGGTCGCCGTGCTGCTCCGCGCGGTCACGGTGCTGGGTTTCCGCTGGGGCATCTGGTTCCCCGACTCCTACCCGTACGTCGAACTCGCGCTGAACCCGCGCCCCGACGTGGTGCGCACCTTCGGGTACCCGTTCCTGCTGCTCCTGCTGCGCCCGCTGCACAGCTTCGCGGTGGTGGTCACGGTCCAGCACCTCATGGGGCTCGCCTCGGCCGTCATCCTGTACGGGCTGCTTCGCCGTCCGCACCTCTTCCGCTTCGGGAAGGCGCTGCCCGGGTGGGCGGCGACCCTCGCGGTCGCGCCGCTGCTCTTCGACGGCAACCAGATCGAGCTCGAGCACCTGCTGCTGTCGGACACGTACTTCCTGCTGCTGGTGTGCGGCGCCGCCGCGCTCGTCCTGTGGACGCCGCGCCCGTCGGCGCGCCGGGTGGCCGCG harbors:
- a CDS encoding alpha/beta hydrolase → MTKTPPPFDPELKAALEALASVVSPTITPADIPGLRSARTMTLPGLDLTLGGAMTVEEITAPGPQGEIPLIVGRPADVEGPLPAVYYMHGGGMIAGDARGGLLDPLRWGREFGLVVISVDYRLAPEHPHPVPVEDCYAGLAWTVENAAKLGVDPARVLVAGTSAGGGLAAAVALMARDRGGPALLGQLLMCPMLDDRNSSVSGAQMDGIGVWDRTSNATGWSALLGDATGGPDVSPYAAPARATDLANLPPAFIDVGSAETFRDEDVAYAAAIWAAGGTAELHVWPGGFHGFDLLAPKAALSRQARAARLAWLHRLLD
- a CDS encoding UbiA family prenyltransferase — its product is MTTAGPLLGRTRQLVLDLWEISRPGLFLVSLVPYYLGYLLAGEKLIGPATGLIGLVVWGPLVWLAVLAINDAYDLPGDLLNPRKNTPLTAGRITERGAKIAAYSAAALAIALSFAVRPEMALATFGFLACGWIYSVPPLKWKNRPGLDVVSNCIPLGIFTVMGGWATVKSFEGFPWVVAGVVLLVEIALYTPTMIPDIDSDRASGYTTMAVKIGARRTYLLGFVCWTGFWVVTTVLAAIGHVFPQWMVWFWAPCAPLFIWMYHHGLAHAREPKDIAKGMLRVGKLFLIPCAVFVLGYVGVLG
- a CDS encoding alpha/beta hydrolase, with protein sequence MNKAHLSRAAAPGAAVLCAVPLLCLPAAAAPVEPFRAGFRPADSGAKIIKETRVGRLGRDLTVRTPNLDVPVKVRVLLPKGWRKNAARTWPVLYAYSGGSDDYRSWTKNSRIEQWAAKYDAIVVMPEAASSSYTNWWNGGKRGNPRWETFHTKDVIQLIERNYRANKRRSAVGVSAGGMGAMKYAARNPRMYKFVAALSSPLWMTGPGIPASTALTAITQSQSVWDIFGDPVIDRANWERNDPYVLAKGLRGTKIYFSAGTTGKAGPGDPEVSPLDVGLSGEQIVGELNRAFDERLDKLGIKHTANLYGDGRHNWPAWRRIMKDLWPKLMKSLNAEKIG
- a CDS encoding DUF1059 domain-containing protein; its protein translation is MFLQMIEIETSRMPEIQSLTEEWVAKTEGKRTAIRTTTARDVSRADHYFFLVEFPDQIAAKDNSALPETDEFAKKVERLVRGPVVFRDLEVMGAEEHARSGRTMVDCRMWPSEAACTLTIGGKPDEVMEAAVEHAVKVHGETDGPELREGIREAMRDEPFGR
- a CDS encoding FUSC family protein, which gives rise to MTLATAFRLVVTAMVAYLVADFLRTGPPPLLAPLTALLIVQVTLYQTLTSSIQRIISVTCGVLLAVFIAHTLGFHWWTLGLVIGLALLVGRLFNLGDHILEVPISAMLILQLGTETAALGRVVETLIGAGVGLVSTLVTAPVKVKPAEDALRGLAMDVGRFLEDLADDLHLEPDHAHTTRWQGQAARLAEEARTVAARLGEADDSTRLNPRAFRIGGPSAALRTAMSTLEAASIRTRGLARCMADRTYLYLRDGGGLGVDMWATDVREELGLTLRTLSRAVPLYAAAATASTPESGRRLGQTTHDLLVEARQHRERLGRLLRDDPGHWPLHGELLVHVDRLLDSLAPSALGFRPVLY
- a CDS encoding dolichyl-phosphate-mannose--protein mannosyltransferase, which gives rise to MAVTQIRPVDKGPALRERLAPGVPGSRVLGWLLPLVVTVFAGFLRFNRLGVPHQIVFDETYYAKDAWSLWQFGYEHSVVGKPEDLADKLFLEGKPEQMITDGGSFIAHPPFGKWMIGVGEAIFGVDPFGWRFMAALIGTLSVLVLCRVARRMTGSTLLGCAAGFLLALDGLHLVTSRAALLDIFLMFWVLAGFACLVADRDHARRRLADRVDRDYDAAFSAGPFLWHPWRYAAGICFGLAAGVKWSAAPFIAAFILLAFIWDMTARRAARVRSPYAGAVTRDGVATVLGLMVLPVVTYCATWLGWLLTKGGWGRGEPAASVWLRPFEGLPDLVRYHREILDFHNGLSSKHPYQSWPWDWPILRKPVAFFYSEASPGCGADKCSREILGIGTPAIWWIGIAALGVMIVLWLTHRDWRAGAILLGYAAGWLSWFPSAFGHRTMFLFYALPGLPFLILSIVMTLGLIIGPADGPRSRRVTGSVITGAYLLLVLANFWFLYPVLTAQNIPYDSWHLRIWLDSWVLGSDGFGPT
- the rsmI gene encoding 16S rRNA (cytidine(1402)-2'-O)-methyltransferase; translated protein: MTGTLILAAAPIGRADDASPRFREALGTARIIAAEDTRRLRRLAGDLGVTLTGRIVSYYDQNERSRATELLADLLDGTDVLVVTDAGMPGVSDPGYRLVVEAVAADVPVTVLPGPSAVTTALVLSGLPTDRFCFEGFLPRKTGERAARLAELADEPRTMVFFEAPHRLAAALEALAGAFGADRRAAVCRELTKTYEETRRGGLGDLAAWAADGVKGEITVVVGGAPPRTVLTDPAELAEAVFTREAAGVSRKDAIGEIAQENGVPKKVVYSAVLAAK
- a CDS encoding phospholipid carrier-dependent glycosyltransferase; the encoded protein is MTDGSGLVRRCAVRHGWFVAVLALGAAARALAQAGYRPGLWFNDSFDYVQIALGPFAHPIRPAGYGVFLWLLQPLGSVAAVVAAQHLLGLASGALVYALLRRRGLPGWGAALASAAVLLDGDLIELETLILSDTLFLFLLLAALTLVLWPGTSRRRPVLAALVLAAATLTRTIGLPVLGLVLGWLAWRWLRDGLGGPDGRGARVLAAAAVAGLLPLGLYAGWFHAENGRYAITATDGVFLWGRTAAFAECTGISPELRYLCPQGEPADRKASSSQVWAPESPIGWRYGEAFDPEVNADAQRFALQTIAAQPWDYLRTVSYDLFVRSFSWHHGDHPTPVTARKYDFPERADPLPDWPVLGGGTPGSVVAAYDPGAARATAVVEPWAGFARAYQGVMSVRGPLLAALVLLPLAVAARRRRPPGPAWAVAALLLAFPPLTVDFDHRYVVTATPVAALAAGYALARRRREPPAEEPPRHLAASTAL
- a CDS encoding glycosyltransferase family 2 protein, which encodes MELSVVMPCLNEAETVETCVRKAVAFLEEHGIDGEVIVADNGSTDGSQALAEGAGARVVPVALKGYGNALMGGIRAAKGTYVIMGDADDSYDFTDLMPYVTELRDGADLVMGNRFQGGIAPGAMPPLHRYLGNPVLSFVGRLFFGSRIGDFHCGLRGFRRDTALALGLQSSGMEFASELVVKMTIGDAKITEVPTTLAKDGRSRPPHLNTWRDGWRHLRFLLLYSPRWLFLIPGVVLMALGLVGGVALAITPIDVRGVVFDVDTLVGASAAVVIGFQAVVFSLLTKAYGVTEGFLRPDKRAAWLLDKWSFEKGLVSGGLLAIAGLVGVGFSVVHWHGAQFGELNARETLRMVVPSATALMMSCQLILGTAFLSILGIRRSSHPGTASHAHEQLTLADTVGGSTLDAESSASVR